A part of Prevotella melaninogenica genomic DNA contains:
- a CDS encoding IS1634 family transposase: MHANVQTRFNPATGDMAPYYRIKESYRDVQGHVHSLILLNIGFEPSLTAVQVRKIAYALTERFKNRSTPSLFKEHLDGLTPIEQAKADEWWSRMEKEGGIDRFNKEEQKSLRKYENYVDLETAKYTDARNVGAEWLCKQTIDKLQLEGFLRRNGWTENTIHTALSALIVRTVYAVSERSSYYYLRDNSAAGELYSGVPGWTPGINSLYKVTDKLYELKEQLERHLCNVTDDLFKIDNKLMLFDLTNFYFEGSKRNSNKAKFGRSKEKRSDCKLLVLALCINKEGFIRYSSILEGNTADPKSLPDMIDTLAKRKPSRTKDTLVVMDAGVATEENLELIKRKGYNYLCVSRTKMKDYTLSDDNRSVTVMDARRQKITLKEVKTEDDKDYYLEITSPSKAMTESSMNRVWRERFEMELQRINDGISKKGGTKTYEKVVERTERAIQKYPSIAKFYQISYIKDEKKPKQMLRIDWEIKDLSAMESGHGVYFLRSNVRTLDERMTWEYYNLIREIECTNRQLKNDLNLRPIYHQKDERSDAHLFFGLLAYWVVNTIRCQLKREGESCYWTEIVRRMSTQKLVTTKGKNPLGETIEMRQCSSPSKQAKQIYDKLNLKHSPYKKNKICRTQSP, from the coding sequence AAATGTACAGACACGATTCAACCCTGCAACAGGCGACATGGCTCCTTATTATCGCATCAAGGAGTCATATCGTGACGTGCAGGGTCATGTACATTCGCTAATTTTGTTGAACATCGGTTTTGAACCTTCACTTACTGCCGTACAGGTTCGAAAAATTGCATACGCACTTACCGAACGCTTCAAAAACAGAAGTACACCCTCGCTTTTCAAGGAACATCTTGACGGACTTACTCCTATTGAACAGGCAAAGGCTGACGAATGGTGGAGCCGTATGGAGAAAGAAGGTGGAATCGATAGGTTTAACAAGGAAGAGCAGAAGTCGCTGAGAAAATATGAGAACTACGTTGACCTTGAGACGGCAAAATATACTGACGCAAGGAATGTCGGTGCTGAGTGGCTCTGCAAGCAGACGATAGACAAGCTGCAATTAGAGGGTTTCCTGCGCAGAAATGGCTGGACGGAGAATACGATACACACGGCTTTGTCAGCATTGATAGTTCGCACAGTATATGCAGTTTCTGAACGTTCGTCTTATTATTATTTGCGCGATAACTCAGCTGCTGGTGAACTTTATAGTGGAGTTCCTGGCTGGACACCAGGAATCAATTCTCTGTATAAAGTCACTGACAAATTATATGAACTAAAGGAACAGTTAGAGCGTCATCTGTGCAACGTTACTGACGACCTCTTTAAGATAGACAACAAGTTGATGCTCTTCGACTTAACCAACTTCTATTTCGAGGGCAGCAAGCGTAACAGCAACAAGGCCAAGTTCGGCCGGTCAAAAGAAAAACGCTCTGACTGTAAGCTACTTGTACTTGCACTATGTATCAATAAAGAAGGTTTTATACGTTATTCTTCTATCTTGGAGGGTAATACAGCAGACCCCAAGTCTCTGCCCGATATGATTGACACGCTGGCAAAGAGGAAGCCATCACGGACAAAGGATACGCTCGTTGTCATGGATGCAGGTGTTGCCACGGAAGAGAACTTGGAGCTGATTAAAAGAAAAGGTTACAATTATCTCTGCGTATCTCGTACGAAAATGAAGGACTATACGCTCAGTGATGATAATAGGAGTGTTACGGTAATGGATGCCCGTCGGCAGAAGATAACGCTGAAAGAGGTTAAGACAGAGGATGACAAGGATTATTATCTCGAAATAACATCTCCTTCGAAAGCTATGACAGAGTCGTCCATGAACAGGGTCTGGAGAGAGCGTTTTGAGATGGAACTGCAGAGAATAAACGATGGAATCTCCAAGAAAGGTGGAACGAAAACCTATGAAAAGGTTGTTGAACGTACAGAACGTGCCATACAGAAGTACCCATCTATAGCGAAGTTCTATCAGATAAGCTACATAAAAGATGAGAAGAAACCCAAGCAGATGCTGCGCATAGACTGGGAGATAAAAGACCTCTCCGCAATGGAATCTGGTCACGGAGTATACTTCCTCCGCAGCAATGTCAGGACACTTGATGAGCGCATGACATGGGAATACTACAATCTCATTCGTGAGATAGAATGCACGAACAGGCAACTAAAGAATGATCTCAACCTCCGTCCTATCTATCATCAGAAAGATGAGAGAAGCGACGCACACCTCTTCTTCGGTTTATTAGCCTATTGGGTGGTAAACACCATCCGTTGTCAATTAAAACGAGAAGGAGAATCCTGTTACTGGACCGAGATTGTACGACGTATGAGCACCCAAAAGCTCGTCACAACAAAAGGGAAGAATCCATTAGGTGAAACTATCGAGATGCGCCAATGTAGTAGTCCTTCGAAGCAAGCAAAACAGATATACGATAAGTTGAACTTAAAACACTCACCATACAAAAAGAATAAAATTTGTAGGACACAGAGCCCATAA